From Dendropsophus ebraccatus isolate aDenEbr1 chromosome 2, aDenEbr1.pat, whole genome shotgun sequence, a single genomic window includes:
- the NOM1 gene encoding nucleolar MIF4G domain-containing protein 1: protein MKRKNSGRAGPEQIKKLQLSVQQFVEKAEGSGLDAEIRGPVGFQGTGGRAKSRKELRKEKRLSKKIRRKAYYERKFSGKQGPQGASGNDQGGSKASQPPAKKPPAAPSQESRKGDQVKEAAAPAKQPDPKKKKRKKKPNKEEARRKALLEANEREEKEIKRLEKSLRMNKRRSKSSLPQAFTQDGLDYILGVLEPGAATFGLYDDGEEEMNTADKLHRLSEQPEEEEESEREEEESESEEGSDGEGHSDGGEDMEEDDGEKGSSEEEEQSEEEEETIEQELEESGEDAGQEEEDDQSEGASQGSDDENVEEPLNKTAPDQDNKYVPPHLRQTSEAADAKRREELERLRKSVKGLMNRLSEPNMASIRGQLEELYMTNSRKDMNDVLSGVLLNACITPAKMPDRLMMEHVLLISILHHTVGIEVGAHILETVVKQFHDQYEDVTDSKECDNLITFIGHLYNFHVVDSRLVFDILKMLVSMFTERNIELILLLLKNVGFSLRKDDALALKELICEAQNKAGSVDKKFQDQSRVRFMLEIMLALKNNDMRKIPGYDPEPVEKLRKLQRSLVHNSVSGSDTRLRVSLENILEADKVGRWWIVGSSWSGAPMIGQSSSKGSAPAVGKVSAKIMDLARKQRMNTDIRRNIFCVVMTSEDYLDAFEKLLKLGLKDHQEREIVHVLIDCCLQEKTYNPFYAFLSSKFCEYDRRFLMTFQFSMWDKFRDLGSLSASTFSNLTLFLGQLLKSKSLPLSIFKVIEFSELDKIKVSFLRQVLFKLLMDSEPDDLAVIFGKISDNPKLGMLREGLKLFISHFLLKNVRAQKTAEEAELLTQRADLAVKALQAKESKLRL from the exons ATGAAGCGTAAGAACTCCGGCCGTGCCGGGCCCGAGCAGATTAAGAAGCTCCAGCTCTCCGTGCAGCAGTTTGTGGAGAAAGCCGAGGGCAGCGGCTTGGATGCTGAGATTCGTGGTCCTGTAGGATTCCAGGGGACTGGAGGCAGAGCGAAGAGCCGTAAGGAGCTGAGGAAGGAGAAGCGCCTCTCCAAGAAGATCAGAAGGAAAGCTTACTATGAGAGGAAGTTCTCGGGCAAACAAGGACCCCAGGGGGCTAGTGGCAATGATCAGGGGGGATCTAAGGCTAGTCAGCCCCCTGCAAAGAAGCCCCCAGCAGCCCCCAGTCAGGAGAGCAGGAAGGGGGACCAGGTGAAGGAAGCAGCAGCCCCAGCCAAGCAGCCTGACcccaagaagaagaagaggaagaagaagcccAACAAGGAGGAGGCCAGGAGGAAGGCTCTGCTGGAGGCCAAtgagagggaggagaaggagatcaaGAGGCTGGAGAAGAGCCTGAGGATGAACAAGAGGAGAAGCAAGAGCTCCTTACCTCAGGCCTTCACCCAGGATGGGCTGGATTATATCCTGGGGGTCCTGGAGCCAGGGGCCGCTACATTCGGCCTCTATGATGATGGGGAAGAGGAGATGAACACAGCGGATAAGCTGCACAGACTGTCCGAGCAgccggaggaggaagaagagtccgagagggaggaggaagagtccGAGAGCGAGGAGGGCAGTGATGGGGAAGgacacagtgatggaggagaggacaTGGAGGAAGATGATGGAGAAAAAGGTTCCTCTGAGGAAGAAGAGcagtctgaggaggaggaggagaccatagAGCAAGAGCTGGAGGAATCAGGAGAAGATGCtggtcaggaggaggaggatgatcagTCAGAAGGGGCTTCTCAGGGCTCAGATGACGAAAACGTGGAGGAGCCACTTAATAAG actgctccggATCAGGACAACAAGTACGTTCCTCCCCATCTCAGACAGACTTCTGAAGCTGCAGATGCAAAGAGGCGAGAAGAGCTGGAGCGACTGAGGAAGAGTGTGAAGGGACTGATGAACAG ACTGAGTGAACCGAACATGGCGTCTATCAGGGGGCAACTTGAAGAACTCTACATGACCAACAGCAGAAAGGACATGAATGACGTGTTATCCGGTGTTCTCCTCAATGCCTGCATCACCCCAGCAAAGATGCCGGACCGGCTTATGATGGAGCACGTACTTCTCATCAGTATATTGCACCATACAGTGGGGATTGAG GTGGGGGCGCACATCCTGGAAACGGTGGTGAAGCAGTTCCATGACCAGTATGAGGACGTCACAGACAGTAAAGAGTGCGATAACCTGATCACCTTCATTGGACACTTGTACAACTTCCATGTCGTAGACTCCCGCCTGGTGTTTGATATTCTGAAGATGCTGGTGTCCATGTTCACGGAGAGGAACATCGAGCTCATCCTGCTGCTACTGAAGAATGTCGGCTTCTCTCTACGGAAAGACGATGCTTTGGCTCTGAAGGAACTGATCTGCGAGGCTCAAAACAAGGCCGGCAGTGTGGATAAGAAGTTCCAGGATCAGTCTCGA GTCCGGTTTATGTTGGAGATTATGTTGGCATTAAAGAACAATGATATGCGTAAGATACCAGGTTACGACCCCGAACCTGTGGAGAAACTACGGAAGCTTCAACGCTCACTg GTTCACAACAGTGTATCCGGGAGTGACACTCGTCTCCGCGTATCCCTGGAGAATATTCTGGAAGCTGACAAGGTTGGCCGCTGGTGGATTGTCGGGTCATCATGGAGTGGAGCACCAATGATTGGACAGTCCTCATCCAAGGGTTCAGCACCAGCGGTTGGAAAG GTCAGTGCAAAGATCATGGACCTGGCTCGCAAGCAGCGGATGAACACAGACATCAGGAGAAATATCTTCTGTGTTGTCATGACCAGTGAAGATTATTTGGATGCGTTTGAGAAGCTACTAAA GTTAGGCCTGAAAGATCATCAAGAAAGAGAGATAGTCCATGTTCTCATTGACTGTTGTCTACAGGAGAAAACCTACAACCCTTTCTATGCCTTCCTGTCCAGCAAGTTCTGTGAATACGATAGAAGGTTCCTG ATGACGTTCCAATTCAGTATGTGGGATAAGTTCCGTGACTTGGGGAGCTTGTCAGCATCCACATTCTCCAACCTCACACTCTTTCTGGGTCAGCTTTTAAAAAGTAAATCCCTACCGCTATCTATTTTTAAG GTCATAGAATTCAGCGAATTGGATAAGATTAAAGTTTCCTTCCTGCGTCAAGTTCTCTTCAAGCTGCTGATGGACTCTGAACCTGATGATCTCGCCGTTATATTTGGAAA GATCTCTGACAACCCAAAGCTGGGAATGCTACGAGAGGGCTTGAAACTCTTCATTTCACATTTCCTGCTAAAGAACGTCCGGGCACAGAAGACTGCGGAGGAGGCAGAATTGCTCACCCAGAGAGCAGACCTAGCTGTTAAAGCTCTGCAGGCGAAGGAGAGCAAGCTACGCCTATAG